The following proteins come from a genomic window of Acinetobacter baumannii:
- a CDS encoding bacteriohemerythrin → MKMKWASEYNTGIDVIDEQHKRILDYINEIDDVKDDEDRRRIKDVLDNIIDYTQSHFTFEESLQEEADYKYRVPHKRVHDLFIKKIELYRERFEMGHTIEAELQEILAKWLINHIQHDDADYVGAVKENMMGIIREKEKKKGKNWFARFFS, encoded by the coding sequence ATGAAAATGAAATGGGCTTCAGAATATAATACTGGTATTGACGTTATTGATGAGCAGCATAAACGAATACTGGATTATATTAATGAGATTGATGATGTAAAAGATGATGAGGATAGACGTCGTATTAAAGATGTTTTAGACAATATTATTGATTATACGCAATCACATTTTACCTTTGAAGAAAGTTTACAAGAGGAAGCGGATTATAAATATAGAGTGCCTCATAAACGTGTACATGACTTGTTTATTAAAAAAATAGAATTATATCGTGAACGTTTTGAAATGGGCCATACGATTGAAGCAGAATTACAAGAGATCTTGGCTAAATGGTTAATTAACCATATTCAACATGATGATGCCGATTATGTGGGGGCAGTAAAAGAAAATATGATGGGGATTATTAGAGAAAAAGAAAAGAAGAAAGGAAAGAACTGGTTCGCCCGTTTTTTCTCATAA
- a CDS encoding SLC5/6 family protein — translation MSRWLSPLMAFCLSFVIMATLAPTMGIQIDRQIDFWLLWFGTMLLLALPVCYLEIALAKRSKTTALNALSSLTREADSSPKWRVVGWLAVVFIPFLAGNVLSTASNILVAQFAPSISGQIIFAGLAVAALVLSFIPRQILILLMTLGVIASIVLANMMGSTLQPWHWTSVEFKEWGNATVLALVASGLGLGLYWQNSVGAVQAQEGATKTVLPIWLAQLIAVVAFGFFSLQAQLPVLTWIFTRVMTSALFVQLAREQLAQRQLMPVLQWVIIVVAIAVWAVSEVHNLFTLILMLWGLLICLIYAIFAGWIMKISHLRKSMNFSNELFYNLWRIAVRIVLPLSIIVAMIAVIGQSI, via the coding sequence ATGTCACGATGGTTATCGCCTCTTATGGCGTTTTGCTTATCTTTTGTCATCATGGCCACTTTGGCACCCACCATGGGAATCCAGATTGATCGTCAAATCGATTTCTGGTTATTGTGGTTTGGCACTATGTTGTTATTGGCATTACCAGTTTGTTATTTGGAAATTGCTTTAGCAAAACGATCAAAAACAACCGCTTTAAATGCGTTATCGAGTTTAACTCGTGAAGCTGATAGTTCCCCTAAATGGCGTGTGGTTGGCTGGCTTGCTGTTGTTTTTATTCCTTTCTTAGCGGGTAACGTTCTAAGTACTGCGAGCAATATATTAGTTGCACAGTTTGCCCCAAGCATTTCCGGTCAAATTATTTTTGCAGGCCTTGCAGTTGCTGCCTTGGTATTATCTTTTATTCCACGCCAAATACTCATTTTATTAATGACCTTAGGAGTAATCGCTTCTATTGTGTTGGCAAATATGATGGGCTCGACTTTACAACCTTGGCATTGGACCAGTGTTGAGTTTAAGGAGTGGGGTAATGCAACTGTACTTGCACTTGTCGCGAGCGGGTTAGGGTTAGGGCTTTACTGGCAAAATAGTGTAGGTGCTGTTCAGGCGCAAGAAGGCGCAACAAAAACTGTTCTTCCAATTTGGTTAGCTCAGCTCATTGCTGTGGTTGCTTTTGGCTTTTTCTCGCTTCAGGCTCAATTACCCGTTTTAACGTGGATATTTACCAGAGTAATGACATCCGCGTTATTTGTGCAGTTGGCTAGAGAACAACTTGCTCAGCGACAACTTATGCCTGTTTTACAATGGGTGATTATTGTTGTAGCAATTGCAGTTTGGGCGGTGTCGGAAGTTCATAATTTATTCACGCTCATTCTTATGCTTTGGGGCTTACTTATTTGCTTAATCTATGCAATTTTTGCAGGTTGGATTATGAAAATTAGCCACTTGCGTAAATCGATGAATTTCAGCAATGAGCTTTTTTATAACTTATGGCGTATTGCTGTACGTATCGTATTGCCGCTTTCAATTATTGTGGCAATGATTGCTGTAATTGGACAAAGTATCTAA
- a CDS encoding RnfH family protein: protein MERTQQVWVAFAVPEQQFLISVPFEEGMTAAQAVQASGLSNQVDLPEPLQLGIFGVKVEIDAVLHAGDRVEVYRPLTINPKDIRRKRAAKNPVGRYIKGNRFKQSAQ, encoded by the coding sequence ATGGAACGTACACAACAAGTTTGGGTCGCTTTTGCAGTACCGGAACAACAGTTTTTAATTTCTGTTCCATTTGAAGAGGGAATGACTGCTGCACAGGCAGTTCAAGCAAGTGGTTTATCAAATCAAGTTGATTTGCCTGAACCACTTCAGCTCGGCATTTTTGGAGTAAAAGTAGAAATTGATGCGGTATTACATGCAGGCGATCGAGTTGAGGTTTATCGACCATTAACGATTAATCCAAAAGATATTCGCCGGAAACGTGCTGCGAAAAACCCTGTAGGCAGATACATTAAAGGCAATCGCTTTAAGCAATCAGCTCAATAA
- a CDS encoding outer membrane protein assembly factor BamE — translation MQKLVLTLFVTSLLAGCSIFGVYKVDIPQGTPLTKAQASQVQVGMNFQQVRFLLGSPTVTDPLNPQRWDYIYNYIPGTYAKKAKIPAAHGQHLKIYFDGTGTVTKIEGLETIPESQPGLPASKEAILTAPPL, via the coding sequence ATGCAAAAACTCGTGCTGACGTTATTCGTCACTTCACTCCTAGCTGGTTGTTCAATCTTTGGTGTATATAAGGTTGATATTCCTCAAGGGACTCCATTGACTAAAGCTCAAGCCTCTCAAGTACAGGTCGGCATGAATTTCCAGCAAGTGCGCTTTTTGCTTGGTAGCCCAACAGTGACTGATCCCCTCAATCCACAACGTTGGGACTATATCTACAACTATATCCCGGGAACATATGCTAAAAAAGCGAAAATCCCCGCAGCACATGGTCAGCATTTAAAAATTTACTTTGATGGAACTGGAACCGTAACTAAAATTGAAGGTTTAGAGACTATTCCAGAATCGCAACCAGGTTTACCTGCTTCCAAAGAAGCAATTTTAACTGCCCCACCACTATAA
- the fur gene encoding ferric iron uptake transcriptional regulator: MPISNQDLRKAGLKVTLPRIKILELLENSKQHHLSAEDIYKTLLEQGEDVGLATVYRVLTQFEAAGIIQRHHFENNHSVFEIMQEDHHDHLVCQNCNKVIEFTNDVIEKEQHSVAEQHGFTLTGHSLNLYGYCNEPECQEALRKK; this comes from the coding sequence ATGCCTATTTCCAATCAAGATTTGCGCAAAGCTGGACTTAAAGTTACCCTTCCACGAATTAAGATTTTGGAATTATTAGAAAATTCAAAACAACATCATCTTAGCGCCGAAGATATTTACAAGACTTTGTTAGAGCAAGGGGAAGATGTCGGACTTGCGACAGTTTACCGTGTGTTAACACAATTTGAAGCTGCGGGTATTATTCAACGTCATCATTTTGAAAATAACCATTCTGTTTTCGAAATCATGCAAGAAGATCATCACGATCACTTAGTATGCCAAAACTGTAACAAAGTCATTGAATTTACTAATGATGTTATCGAGAAAGAACAGCATTCTGTAGCAGAACAACATGGGTTTACCTTAACGGGTCACTCATTAAATCTCTATGGTTACTGTAATGAACCTGAATGTCAGGAAGCATTGCGCAAGAAATAA
- a CDS encoding PilT/PilU family type 4a pilus ATPase gives MDFNDLLNLMVEKKSSDLFITDGVAPSMKINGQIVPISKNSLSGEVIGQLLHSIMSEKQRKEFAETRECNFAIMNREKTARFRVSAFQQRDMPGMVLRRIETKIPSIDDLQLPPVLKDLSMTKRGIIIFVGATGTGKSTSLASMISHRNHNSKGHIITIEDPIEFIHEHAGCIITQREVGIDTDSFEIALKNTLRQAPDVILIGEIRSREVMDYAIGFAETGHLVLATMHANNANQALDRIIHFFESDRHSQLYMDLSLNLKAMIAQQLIPTPDGNSRRAAIEILINSPLISDYIRKGEIHEIKDLMKRSRELGMQTFDQALFDLYKAGQITYKDALKHADSPNDLRLTIKLADEGPDQLSDGKQHLTFDRQ, from the coding sequence ATGGATTTTAATGACTTGCTCAACCTGATGGTTGAAAAAAAATCTTCCGATCTCTTTATTACAGATGGCGTTGCGCCCTCTATGAAGATTAACGGGCAAATTGTTCCAATTTCAAAAAATAGTCTTTCAGGCGAAGTAATTGGTCAACTATTACATTCCATCATGAGTGAAAAACAACGCAAAGAATTTGCAGAAACTCGTGAATGTAACTTTGCCATTATGAACCGTGAAAAAACGGCGCGTTTTCGTGTCAGTGCTTTTCAGCAGCGCGACATGCCGGGCATGGTACTACGTCGTATTGAAACCAAGATTCCTTCAATTGATGACTTGCAGTTACCGCCTGTACTTAAAGATTTATCGATGACCAAACGCGGCATTATTATTTTCGTAGGCGCGACAGGTACAGGTAAATCCACTTCATTGGCTTCAATGATCAGCCATCGTAACCATAACTCTAAGGGCCATATCATTACCATTGAAGACCCGATTGAGTTTATTCACGAACATGCAGGTTGCATCATTACTCAGCGTGAAGTCGGGATCGATACCGACTCATTTGAAATTGCCTTGAAAAATACACTACGACAAGCGCCGGATGTGATCTTAATTGGTGAGATCCGTTCTCGTGAAGTCATGGACTACGCGATTGGCTTTGCTGAAACAGGCCATCTTGTATTAGCTACCATGCACGCCAACAACGCCAACCAAGCGCTCGACCGTATTATTCACTTTTTTGAAAGTGACCGTCATAGTCAGCTTTACATGGACTTGTCACTTAACTTAAAGGCAATGATTGCGCAGCAGCTCATTCCAACACCAGATGGTAATTCACGCCGTGCAGCAATTGAGATTTTAATTAACTCACCATTAATTTCAGACTACATCCGTAAAGGTGAAATTCATGAAATTAAAGATTTGATGAAACGCTCACGTGAACTTGGTATGCAGACCTTTGACCAAGCTTTATTTGATTTATATAAAGCTGGTCAAATTACCTACAAAGATGCACTTAAACATGCTGACTCACCGAACGATTTACGTTTAACCATTAAACTTGCTGATGAAGGTCCTGATCAATTATCAGACGGGAAACAGCATTTAACTTTTGACCGCCAGTAA